One window of Mucilaginibacter inviolabilis genomic DNA carries:
- a CDS encoding SusC/RagA family TonB-linked outer membrane protein, which yields MKKLLCILCLTWMALSSFAQSHVIKGKVIDETGVPLPGVTVTLKQTQRRTVSDKDGIYSLDLGNLSGNVLVFSFVGYQAQEVSTTGKTVIDIKLLPDSKDLSEVVISALNIPRAKKSLGVAQQSVNVNEMTEARAGNITDLLDGKVSGLQISTSGQPTGSTKVQIRGANSITGNNQPLWVVDGVPIDNNDSNGQVGNLDYGNNAADLNPDDIESMEVLKGPNAAALYGSKAANGAILITTKKGKKNAGMGISVNSNYMASRVLQFPEFQNVYGEGGNGRLSGTLVGPLGSGVIQAGTGGGRNWGVPMLGQPYLTFDGKQTTYSPNPETVTGLYKVGGASSQNVAFSNATDNSAIRFSYTRYDANDVVQKQNQVAKNNFQLNTSKDFTPFIKIETRLQYIQERVTNRTYRNEDPANPLNYLINAVTSIPLSSLIPWKDANGNAFNGGGNGSIENPYWDINENGNQDIHNTIIGGVTATIKIFKDLQFRAQESGNLLWGNRYTFIQKGSLSNINGSYTEFQQNNKIWNTEGLLMYNKRISDFSIVANVGGNLRKTDYYNTSAGTSSLAVHDVRSLANTTSIITANESFLRSQVNSVYGTANFGYKDFLYLDLTGRNDWSSTLPPANASFFYPSASASFVFTELWKSISPNFLNFGKIRASIARVGNDTSPYNLYNAFVNSGNFNGINYMTFESQLKNKNLKPELTTSTELGLELHFMNNRLSIDADVYKSKTVNQLLTGNTPPEFGFTTQILNAGEIQNKGVEVTLTGTPIRTKNFSWDATYNFSLNRNLVKSLTPGIPSVYLGGAVTAGVYAEVGKPIGVIRAQDQAYSSDGHAIINPTTGIPYFTTVNPIVGYASPRALMSFGSNFRYKNFSFNFLVSSRIGGSLFSGTGYRYFISGVATQTLGGRDAWLFSDGVLGENANEQNGITSIYNLPYPAAGRVKGSIYQGYYPVLGSNGQPIVDANGNYVANLSAPNTKYISPQTYWQQTNHISHLYTYDASYVKLSQVIIGYSLPSRLLRGTPFRLATLSLVGRNLWTIFQKTPRGIDPESAAYSSNAQGLEVGGSLPYATYGVDLKFSL from the coding sequence ATGAAGAAACTTTTATGTATTCTGTGTTTAACATGGATGGCGTTAAGCAGTTTTGCACAAAGCCATGTTATTAAAGGAAAGGTGATCGATGAAACCGGGGTGCCACTACCAGGGGTTACGGTCACTCTTAAACAAACTCAACGCCGGACGGTATCCGACAAAGACGGCATTTATTCCCTTGATTTAGGAAACCTTAGTGGTAATGTGCTGGTGTTTTCATTTGTGGGTTACCAAGCCCAGGAAGTAAGTACCACCGGGAAAACAGTAATCGATATCAAACTATTGCCTGACTCTAAAGATCTCAGCGAGGTGGTGATCAGCGCGCTCAATATTCCCAGGGCAAAAAAATCGTTGGGTGTAGCGCAACAAAGTGTAAATGTAAACGAGATGACAGAAGCCCGCGCAGGCAATATTACCGATTTGCTTGATGGTAAGGTTTCTGGCCTGCAGATATCAACCAGCGGCCAGCCGACGGGGTCGACCAAGGTACAGATTCGTGGTGCTAATTCCATTACAGGCAATAACCAGCCATTATGGGTGGTTGACGGTGTACCTATTGATAATAACGACTCTAATGGGCAGGTAGGTAATCTTGACTATGGTAATAATGCCGCGGACCTTAACCCTGATGATATTGAAAGTATGGAGGTGCTGAAAGGCCCCAATGCAGCTGCTCTATATGGCTCAAAAGCTGCCAATGGTGCTATCCTGATCACTACAAAAAAAGGTAAGAAAAATGCAGGTATGGGCATTTCTGTAAATAGCAATTACATGGCATCCCGGGTACTACAGTTTCCTGAATTTCAGAACGTGTATGGTGAGGGTGGCAATGGCAGGCTGTCCGGTACACTGGTAGGGCCATTAGGTTCCGGCGTGATACAGGCGGGTACAGGAGGAGGTCGTAACTGGGGGGTACCTATGCTTGGGCAGCCATATTTAACCTTTGATGGTAAACAAACTACCTACTCACCCAACCCTGAAACGGTTACCGGTTTGTATAAAGTAGGGGGGGCGTCGTCGCAAAATGTGGCTTTCAGCAATGCTACCGATAATTCAGCTATTCGTTTTTCTTATACCCGGTATGATGCTAATGATGTGGTGCAAAAGCAAAATCAAGTGGCTAAGAATAACTTTCAACTAAATACCAGTAAGGATTTTACACCCTTTATCAAGATCGAGACGCGTTTGCAATATATACAGGAAAGGGTAACCAACCGTACTTATCGCAATGAAGATCCGGCAAATCCGCTTAACTATTTGATCAACGCGGTAACCAGTATACCATTGAGCAGCCTGATACCATGGAAAGATGCTAATGGAAATGCCTTTAACGGAGGGGGTAACGGCAGCATCGAAAATCCTTATTGGGATATCAACGAAAATGGTAACCAGGATATTCACAATACCATAATTGGCGGGGTTACCGCTACTATTAAGATTTTTAAAGATCTGCAGTTTCGCGCACAGGAATCGGGTAATTTATTGTGGGGCAACCGATACACTTTTATTCAAAAGGGTTCACTGTCCAATATCAACGGTTCCTACACTGAGTTTCAGCAAAATAACAAAATATGGAATACTGAGGGCTTGTTGATGTACAACAAACGAATCTCCGATTTCTCCATTGTAGCCAATGTGGGTGGAAATCTGCGTAAAACAGATTATTACAACACCAGCGCAGGCACATCGTCGCTGGCAGTTCATGATGTACGTAGCCTGGCAAATACTACCAGTATTATTACGGCTAATGAGTCTTTTTTAAGATCGCAGGTAAATTCAGTTTACGGTACCGCCAATTTTGGATATAAAGATTTCCTTTATCTTGATTTGACCGGCAGAAACGACTGGTCGTCAACGCTACCTCCTGCAAATGCATCGTTCTTTTACCCATCTGCAAGCGCCAGCTTTGTATTTACAGAGCTTTGGAAAAGCATATCGCCCAACTTTCTGAATTTTGGCAAGATCAGGGCGTCGATAGCCCGTGTGGGTAACGATACAAGTCCCTATAACCTGTACAACGCTTTTGTAAACTCAGGCAACTTTAACGGCATTAATTATATGACGTTTGAGTCGCAGTTAAAAAATAAAAACCTGAAACCCGAGCTCACTACCTCAACTGAATTGGGTCTGGAGCTGCATTTTATGAATAACCGGCTAAGTATTGATGCGGATGTTTACAAATCAAAAACGGTGAATCAGTTACTTACTGGCAATACTCCTCCGGAGTTTGGTTTTACTACACAAATATTAAATGCCGGCGAAATTCAGAACAAAGGGGTGGAAGTTACGCTCACAGGCACCCCCATCCGTACCAAAAACTTTAGCTGGGATGCTACCTATAACTTCTCACTCAATCGCAATTTGGTTAAATCTTTAACGCCGGGTATCCCATCTGTATACCTGGGCGGGGCGGTTACTGCAGGTGTTTACGCAGAAGTAGGCAAACCCATAGGTGTGATCAGGGCGCAGGATCAGGCTTACTCGTCCGATGGTCATGCCATTATTAATCCCACCACTGGGATACCTTATTTTACTACGGTAAACCCTATTGTAGGCTATGCAAGTCCACGCGCGCTGATGTCGTTTGGATCAAACTTTAGATATAAGAATTTTTCATTCAACTTCCTGGTATCAAGCCGTATTGGTGGATCATTGTTTTCGGGTACGGGATATCGTTACTTTATATCAGGTGTGGCTACACAAACATTGGGCGGACGTGATGCATGGTTATTCAGCGATGGTGTACTCGGCGAAAATGCTAATGAGCAAAATGGAATAACGAGCATATATAACCTGCCGTATCCGGCAGCCGGTCGTGTGAAAGGATCCATTTACCAAGGCTACTATCCGGTGCTGGGCAGCAACGGGCAGCCTATTGTAGATGCTAACGGTAATTACGTGGCTAATTTGTCGGCGCCGAATACCAAATATATTTCGCCACAAACCTATTGGCAGCAAACCAACCACATATCGCATTTATATACTTATGATGCCTCCTATGTAAAACTATCGCAGGTAATTATAGGCTATTCATTACCATCAAGACTGCTGAGAGGTACGCCGTTCAGATTGGCTACGCTATCATTAGTGGGGCGTAACCTATGGACAATCTTTCAGAAAACGCCGCGTGGTATCGATCCTGAATCTGCTGCTTATTCGAGCAATGCCCAGGGACTTGAAGTGGGCGGATCGCTTCCTTATGCAACCTATGGTGTCGACTTAAAATTCTCGCTATAA